A region of the Sminthopsis crassicaudata isolate SCR6 chromosome 6, ASM4859323v1, whole genome shotgun sequence genome:
TGCGCAACTCGCTGGCCGCGCCGCCCCTCAACCTGCCCAGCGCCCACCTGCAGAAGCTCTACCTGCAGGACAACGCCATCagccacatcccctacaacacgCTGGCCAAGATGCGCGAGCTCGAGCGGCTGGACCTCTCCAACAACAACCTGACCTCCCTGCCGCGCGGCCTCTTCGATGACCTGGACAACCTGAGCCAGCTCCTGCTCAGGAACAACCCCTGGTTCTGCGGCTGTGGCCTCATGTGGCTCAGGGACTGGGTGAAGGCCCGGGCCTCCGTGGTCAACGTGCGCGGGCTGATGTGCCAGGGCCCCGAGAAGGTCCGCGGGATGGCCATCAAGGACATCACCAGCGAGATGGATGAGTGCTTCGAGACGGGCTCTCAGGGCaacgccgccgccgccgccgccgccaagACCACGGCCAGCAACCAGGCCGCCTCCACGACCCCCCAGGGCTCCCTCTTTACCCTCAAATCCAAGAGGCCGGGGATCCGGCTCCCAGACTCCAACATCGACTACCCCATGGCCACGGGCGATGGCACAAAGGCCCTGGTGATCCACGTGAAGCCACTGACCGCAGACAGCATCCGGATCACCTGGAAGGCCACGCTGCCAGCCACGTCCTTCCGCCTCAGCTGGCTGCGCCTCGGGCACAGCCCCGCGGTGGGCTCCATCACGGAGACCCTGGTGCAAGGGGACAAGACGGAATACCTCCTGACGGCCCTGGAGCCCAAGTCCACCTACATCATCTGCATGGTCACCATGGAGACCGGCAACACGTACGTGGCAGATGAGACGCCGGTGTGTGCCAAGGCGGAGACGGCCGACAGCTATGGGCCGACCACCGCCCTCAACCGGGAGCAGAATGCGGACTCCATGGCGGGCCTGCCCCTGGCCGGCATCATCGGGGGCGCCGTCGCCCTTGTCTTCCTCTTCCTGGTCCTGGGGGCCATCTGCTGGCACGTGCACCGGGCGGGGGAGCTGCTGAGCCGAGAGAGGGCCTACAACCGTGGCAACCGCAAGAAGGACGACTACATGGAGTCGGGCACAAAGAAGGACAACTCGATCCTGGAGATCCGGGGGCCCGGGCTCCAGATGCTGCCCATCAACCCGCACCGGGCCAAGGAGGAATACGTGATCCACACCATCTTCCCCTCCAACGGCACCAGCCTCTACAAGAGCACGCACACCATTGGCTACGGCACCACCCGCGGCTACAGAGACGCTGGTATCCCAGACATAGATTACTCCTACACATGATGGCGCCACTCCGGCCTGCCCTGGAGCCCCTGGCCTTGCCCTCCTTCTGCCCCCGGCTCTGCGCCCACCGCTTCTTGTGCCCGGCAACGTGGCTCCCCGCACCCGCTGGCTACAGGCCAAGAAAGGGACCCCCACGGCACCACGGAGGACGATCTTCCAGCCAGAAACAAGGGAGgggtaaatattttataaaaacgACAATGGAAACAaatggtttgtttggttttttaaagaaaataataggcaAGGAAGGGAAATTGAGGTCGGATACCGTAatttatacacacaaaaaagccagatgggggggcggggggggccACAGGGAGGGTGTCCgggagagaaataaggaaaaaagaatgttcTTTGGGGGAACTGGAAAGCTACTACCTGTACCACCATCCGCGTCAAGCTCCTGTTTGCTTTGGGGCTAGAAATATAAAAGAACTGTCAAATGAAAAGCAAACAGcctttaaaaacagaagaaaacaaaacccaaaggTTCGCTCTACAGCCTTCTCTTCTCAGGCTGCTAACTGTTGGTGTTTGGGAGATTTTTCAAGCTTTcttcagagggaaaaaaggggggaatagCGAGGGGGGGGAAGATAccacttctcccccccccccatctccctcCTGGTTTCTGACCCTGACCACTTCCTTGATGGGTCTGCGGAAAGACGGCCCGGCTTCCCCCCTCATTAGCCGAACAATTTGTAGCTGATTAAAGAAAGACTTTTTGCTATACCGATCCCCGATCTGGTCCATGCCCGATCCTCAGTAAATGGCAGAACTAGCTTCCCAGGTCGGCTTATATCCCTACGTGTCTCCCTATGTGCACCTGCAGACCGACAACAGGTAGAGAGAGCAACAGGGATGGGGGCCCTAGGTCTCGGCCGTCTTTCTCATGATGCACCCCTCCCCACCAAAAGAGGCTCCTGCCTCCTAGGAATAAagtgggagggggtgggaggggggAACACTCACAGTCTAAGGGAGGGTTGGGAAATGGGAGGTGGGGATTTAGGGAGGGAAGAAGCCCACTCGGGTTTCTATTGCGTCTCGGGTTCTGTCACCGGCGTGGCGTCATGTTCTCCACACCAGTGGCAAGGATCACTTCCGGGACTGAGAGGGTCCCCTCAGTGCTACCCACCCATGAGTCGAGCCCCCCGCAGCCATCGGGAGCATCTTTACCCACAGCGTTGTCTGCTATGGGGCAGGGAACTGCTCAGGTTTGCAAAAGGAAGAACCGGCAGGAGATGGTTGGTTCTAAGAGGCGACTGAGAGAGATCCAACTTCTCAGGAAAACCATGGCCGAGGACCACCCCGACGGAGGCAGGAGCTCGCCCGTCCCTCTGGGCACTGCGGAGGGCTGCCTGCTCCCCTTCTGAGATAAAAATCCCAGCCTTCTGCAAGCCTGGGCGCCCAACTTTGGGGGTGCTAGCCCTGCCATCAGTGCCAGCCCTGGCGATCAGCCCACGGCGCGAGCAACGGCAAAACTACAAAGGGGGCTCCATGGAGGGAGCTTGCAGCCTCGAGGCTCCCCTTGTGCCAGTACCAAGCAACGAGACGAGGGCCCCCTTCTCTGCCACAAAGAGAGAAGCTTCCAGAAAAAATGCCATCTGAGCACAAGAGAATGAAAAGGCGGGCACCATCCCAGGTGGTGCCCACACCCGAGCCCAGGCTCCCTGAGGGGACACCAGGGGGCTTCTCCAAGGCACAAAACCCACCCATCTCCTGCGTGAGAGAAGCAGCCCGGGAGCCTGAGGAGGGGGCGAGGAGGCCCAGCCAGTTCACAGCCAAGTTGAGGAGCCCCGCCCCCGCACGGACGCCAGCCCTCTCCCCCCACAAAGCCACATCTCCTTCCCGACTGTCCCCACAGCCACCCCTGCCCATGAATGGGAAAGGCAAGGAGGCAGTGAGAGAAAAATAGCAAAGCCTTAACTTCCCCACAGCACACTAGCCAGACTCCATCCCCCTCCACGGcactcagtctctctctgtctctccgacTCCAtctccctctgtgtctgtctctatctctccaaCTGtctatctccctgtctctctgtgtctctgtgtctgtctctctctctctcccgactctgtccatctctgtctatttctctgtgtctctctttctatctttctctgtctgtctctctccatctctgtctatttttctatctctctgtctttctctgtctctctcccaactctgtccatctctgtgtctctctgtgtctgtatctctctgtctttctatctttctctgtctgtctctctctctctccatctctatttttctgtctctctgtctttctctgtctctctctctcccaactCTGTCCATCTCTcggtctgtttctctgtgtctgtctctgtcagtgATTCCACACTTCTATCGGGGGGGGTCCTAAAACTGCAGAGGTCCCTTAGCTACTGGGATGCCAGGACTCAGGGGCAGCCATCCATCCCACCTGGTTCACCTGTGAAGGTTGGGGGACAAAGAAGCTGGCACTGTTTTTTACCCATGGTATCCCCCCAACTCTGTGCTCCCCAAGGGGACCATCCCTTTGCCGGCTCTGGCAGGAGCTGGGTCAGAAGCACCTCCTGGACAGGGGCggccccttcttcctcccatcgGGATAAAGATTTGCAGGTCACAAGGGCCCCAAGCCCTCCTCGAAGCCGTCTGGGCTCAGCATCGACTGATTGATTGAGGATATTTTCTGTTGTCTCTCCCCAAGACCAGACAGGCCCCAGGAGGCAGGTAATCCCCTCAGCGGGAGGCCGGAGTCCGAGGATGGAGGCTGTGGGTGGCCAGTCTGTGGGTGAGAAGGAGTCCATCCGTCCAACAGTCAGTCAAAAAGCAGTGAGTGAGGGCCCAGCCCGTGCCGAGGCCTCCCTGAGGAGCCGCAGGTCCGATGACCCGCTCCCTGGGCGTGGGAGACATTTGGAGGGATCTGGGATCCGAGGGGGCGACTCCGGGCACGTCCTGGTCACTCTAGACCTCAGTGCCTTCATCTGTAAGAAGCGGGGATCACGCCAGTCTTTGATCTGTGACTCCATAGCTGAAGAGTCACCGCCCGGAGGTCAGCAAGCTGCTCCCTCTGATCCCAGGGGGCAGACCTCCAGGAAAAACTTGGACCCGTCCAGAGGTGAAATAAGCCACCTCAGGGAGGTACTGAGCAGCCCGTGACTGGAAGTATTCGAGCAAAGGTGGTGAGACCATttgtgctggagaaggaactcTGGTCCAGTGCCAGGGAGGCCTTTTTTACCCCAGAAATCCTATGGGATGATAACAGTAAAAAAAGCTGGAATGGTATCTCTACGACATGATGTCATCTGGTCCTCCAAACACTTGGTCAGGTCAATGCTTCCATgatgcccattttacagctgagaaaaatgaGTTTAAGGGACTCAGCCCAGTCATACAAACAGGCTATGGGAGGGGAGATCCAAACACAGAGTCTGGCGCTCTGCCCACCACTCAGGTTTCCCTCAAGACAGCCGGGGGAGCCTCTCACGCCCTTGGGCCTCCGCTTCCATTATCTCCACAACCAGAGGCTGTGGGTCTGAGGTCGCCCTTGAACTTGGGCCCTTCTCACTGCAGGCCCGTTGCAGCGCCAACTAACTGCCCAGAAGCCCCTGCCCCATCTGAGACCTCCAGCCGACAGTCCGCATGCTGGGTATCAGGCACTCTGCTGGCCACTGGGAACTGGAGCTTGGGGCAACCTTGGAATCCTCCACTCCGGCCTTCTCATGtacaatcaaccaaccaaccaacgaGCATTGATTAAATGCCTGCTGAGAACCTGGCATTGCACTAAGTGCCGAAGATCTAAAACTTGGAGGAAATGCAATGCTCTCCAAtcccaacttcctcattttccagatcaacaaataagcatctattaaataccTCCTGTGTACCAGGcagtcactgtgctaaggacCTAGAGGAAACTTAGAGAGCTGTAAagatcaatcaacaaataaacaCTTATGGCATACCAGGCCAGCAATGAGTTAGGAGTTTGGAGAAAACTTAGAGATctctagtccaatctcctcattttatagatcaacaaataagcatttattaaacactcactgtgtgccaggcagGCAATGAACTAAGAGCTTGGAAGAAACTTAAGGATGTCTAGTCCAatctcttccttttacagatcaatcaacaaataagcatttattaaacatttacaaggTACCAGGCAGGCAATGAGCTAAGAGCCTGGAGGAAACTTAGAGATCTCtcatccaatctcttcattttacagatcaacaaataaacatttattaaacacatactgtGTACCAGGCAGACGATGAACTAAGAGCCTGGAGGAAACTTAGGGGCCtagtctaatctcattttacaaatcaacaaataagcatttattaaatacatactgTATACCAGGCAGGTGATGGACTCGGAACTCGGAGGAAACTTAGGATCCTAGTCCAACCTCCTCGTTTTACAGCTCAATCAACAAGCACGTATTAAACCCCTACTaagtgccagatactgtgctaggtaCTAGAAACAGACAAAAGCAAATCAGACTTTGCTAGGCCCCAGTGGTGGCTGAGGCAGAGCCGCGCCAGAAATGCAGCTCTCGCCACACCGGCCCTCTGCACGGCAACGCTGCTGGTCTCTGGAGGTCCGTGGAGGTCCGCTCgccccacccccagcccccaCCCTTGCCTGGATGAGGTGGCCTCTGAGTTAATGCAGCTTCTCTTCCATTTTAGATTTGGGGTTTTTTcaaaacaaccccccccaaaaaaaagccagGTTTTTTTCCTAGTTAAGTGGCTTAGCTTTGATAGTAATTAGATGCAGTGATTAGAATCTCCTTTCTATTACATTgcaattttcctttaaattttctctaggaaaaaaaaaaaaaacccatcccaaggaagcaaagaaaggagGCCCCAGAAGCTGCTCATTTGCATTGGGCGAATGAGAGCTCTTGTGAGCCACAGCTCAAGAGAGGGGCCCGATGTATGGAATGCTTAAGAGATTACTAAGAATAAAATCTATTAATTAGTCATACTCCATTCTGCAGACATGATGTGCATCAAaagcttcttttcttccctttttcctcctctccccttccacAGGCAACCGCCTCCATCTTCTAATCTAAATTGGCTCTTTGAGGCCTGCCAGGCTCCATGTCAGAACAGGAGGGGGATGGGGCTGGGATTGGACACCCAGACCAGCGGGATCCCGGAGGGCCGAGGCCCATCTGCGCCATTCCCTCCACTTCCTGCTGCTCATCTCTTCTCAGAGGGGTGGGAGGCTCAGGGCTCAGGAGATGAGAGGTGGTTTGGGGGGGCTACAGGGCTCCCCCCAGCCACACAGACCCCTAGCAATGCTGGCCACGGATCCGGCCCTCTACTTCAGGGGTTCTCAGCCTGAAATCCGAGAACCCCCAACTGTGCAAAGATTTCATGATCTCTGGATATTTGGATGGAACATAAAATTATACCTTTTTCCAATAATCTACAACTGAAATTTAGtgtttccttcaaatatttaaaatgagaaggtATCTAACAGACAGCCAAGGGGATCCATGAGACCAAAAACACTATGACAATCAGCTGGCCTGGGGAGGAAACAGGAGACAAAAGGGAGAAGGGACACAGTCCTCTTCCcttatctcaattttattttatttttaagggtaagaaaacataaaatgggTTGGAGATGGAAAAAAGGTAAACACAGTGAGATCAAAACAAAAGTACAGACATCGTGCAGGGTGCTGGGATGGAGGAGAGATGCTAGACGCTGGAAGCTATTGTAAAAGCACAAGACTgcataagggaaagagaaagagctgAGCAAATTCCCTCTCCCAACAGCCACTGGCCTGTGACCACTTCAGCACAGCTCTTCCCTGAATTCCCAATAACTCCTCACAGAACATTACCCATAACCCCTCACAGACGCATTCTCGTAACAAGCATGCTTCTAGGGATTCAGAAAATGAGCTGGCAATCTGACTTCCTCCAAGAAAATTCTGTCTGAAACGAACACCACAGGGCCGTGGC
Encoded here:
- the FLRT1 gene encoding leucine-rich repeat transmembrane protein FLRT1 → MVTAHSGATAATTATATITTTVVMTTATVDLRDWLFLCYGLIAFLTEVIDSTTCPSVCRCDNGFIYCNDRGLTSIPADIPDDATTLYLQNNQINNAGIPQDLKSKVNVQVIYLYENDLDEFPVNLPRSLRELHLQDNNVRAIARDSLARIPLLEKLHLDDNSVSTVSIEDDAFADSKQLKLLFLSRNHLSSIPSGLPRTLEELRLDDNRISTIPLHAFKGLSSLRRLVLDGNLLANQRIADDTFSRLQNLTELSLVRNSLAAPPLNLPSAHLQKLYLQDNAISHIPYNTLAKMRELERLDLSNNNLTSLPRGLFDDLDNLSQLLLRNNPWFCGCGLMWLRDWVKARASVVNVRGLMCQGPEKVRGMAIKDITSEMDECFETGSQGNAAAAAAAKTTASNQAASTTPQGSLFTLKSKRPGIRLPDSNIDYPMATGDGTKALVIHVKPLTADSIRITWKATLPATSFRLSWLRLGHSPAVGSITETLVQGDKTEYLLTALEPKSTYIICMVTMETGNTYVADETPVCAKAETADSYGPTTALNREQNADSMAGLPLAGIIGGAVALVFLFLVLGAICWHVHRAGELLSRERAYNRGNRKKDDYMESGTKKDNSILEIRGPGLQMLPINPHRAKEEYVIHTIFPSNGTSLYKSTHTIGYGTTRGYRDAGIPDIDYSYT